A single region of the Acidobacteriota bacterium genome encodes:
- a CDS encoding multicopper oxidase domain-containing protein encodes MSRHSLCAMMCTVALTLSPALVLAQAKAAPKAAPKAAAGAKTFTLTGTDNMKFAPAIIRVKAGDKVKVTLKTTSAMPKMAMAHNFVLLKAGTDALAVATAGATARDTNYVSAKSKPQIIVASGLAGGGESVTVDFVAPAAGKYQFICTFPGHFQGGMVGQLIVE; translated from the coding sequence ATGTCCCGTCACTCTCTGTGCGCCATGATGTGCACCGTTGCGCTGACGCTCTCGCCCGCGCTCGTCCTCGCTCAAGCCAAGGCCGCCCCCAAGGCCGCCCCCAAGGCTGCCGCCGGTGCCAAGACCTTCACGCTCACCGGCACGGACAACATGAAGTTCGCGCCGGCCATCATCCGCGTCAAGGCGGGTGACAAGGTCAAGGTCACGCTGAAGACGACGAGTGCCATGCCGAAGATGGCGATGGCGCACAACTTCGTGCTGCTCAAGGCCGGCACCGACGCACTGGCGGTGGCCACCGCCGGTGCCACCGCGCGCGACACCAACTACGTGTCGGCCAAGTCGAAGCCGCAGATCATCGTCGCGTCGGGTCTGGCAGGCGGCGGTGAGAGCGTCACGGTCGACTTCGTGGCACCGGCCGCGGGCAAGTATCAGTTCATCTGCACGTTCCCCGGACACTTCCAGGGCGGCATGGTCGGCCAGCTCATCGTCGAGTAG